The uncultured Methanomethylovorans sp. genome contains a region encoding:
- the nudC gene encoding NAD(+) diphosphatase: MPFSNDELDFTYPLSANLKERPSCYIYIHNGKVVTSSLNSTGSPTILHENIESTQDKKIIQYIGELDEKLCYAIGLESHEGLHEELQLVLLRDLIGQVDERMLALAGRAVQLVEFELTSKYCGRCGGLMEALEDRGKKCSKCDFFTYPRLSPAIIALVMKEDEVLLARSSHFRPDMYSILAGFVEPGETLEHAVRREVMEEVGLNVKNIRYFASQPWPFPNSLMIGFIADYADGEICVDGKEIIEAAWFKKDGLPLIPTKTSISGHLIDWFINIPEKK; the protein is encoded by the coding sequence ATGCCTTTCTCTAATGATGAGCTTGATTTTACTTATCCATTATCTGCTAATTTGAAAGAGAGACCTTCTTGTTACATATATATCCATAACGGAAAAGTAGTAACAAGCTCTCTGAACTCAACTGGTTCTCCAACGATTCTCCATGAAAATATTGAAAGCACACAAGACAAAAAGATCATACAATATATAGGAGAACTTGATGAAAAACTATGCTATGCTATAGGACTTGAGTCTCACGAGGGATTACATGAAGAACTACAATTGGTCCTCTTAAGAGACCTTATAGGGCAAGTTGATGAGAGGATGCTGGCACTTGCCGGAAGAGCAGTGCAACTTGTAGAATTTGAGCTGACTAGTAAATATTGTGGACGATGTGGCGGCCTTATGGAAGCCTTAGAGGATAGAGGAAAAAAGTGTTCAAAATGCGATTTTTTCACATATCCCCGTTTATCTCCAGCTATTATAGCCTTGGTGATGAAGGAAGATGAAGTGCTTCTGGCACGATCTTCTCATTTCAGACCAGACATGTACAGTATACTCGCAGGCTTTGTAGAACCTGGAGAAACTCTTGAACACGCCGTGAGAAGAGAGGTTATGGAAGAAGTCGGATTGAATGTAAAAAATATCAGATATTTCGCAAGCCAACCTTGGCCATTTCCCAATTCTCTTATGATAGGCTTCATTGCAGACTATGCAGACGGGGAAATTTGCGTTGACGGTAAAGAGATAATAGAGGCTGCATGGTTCAAAAAGGATGGACTACCGCTTATCCCTACAAAGACAAGCATATCCGGACATCTGATAGATTGGTTCATAAACATTCCAGAAAAGAAGTAA
- a CDS encoding S-layer protein domain-containing protein — protein sequence MRELKKVIIGGALFCLIILCGISDAVSTNSTGNRIWDENQNLSLEYTWTPQSFSGFYYDFNTGEGSENLTVNLRNSEERTINAENMIYETRPVNSDFEYTEWGEYQAIGFMAERYFAGYSNTDFSDNISLMANEKLSKILIDSNERKSLYTGSSLILEEGYELEIREVDKDGKKVLIDLSKNGEHIDTDFVGSNSDYTYKRDLGLNDEVAIIAVHLDDIFKGTETNAVFIDGVFQISDELSSINSSDTYGKMEITSISPEKITMKNQEKIMLTKGDTVDIMGKLKLIVANNNTLRFAPMIEMSKPGNYVLRGSVAEEEFKWTPMNFEGFYYNIDEGIGTESLTVEKIDDRTIEKNKLEYKSKPEEVRFEHGEWGEFEVIGFLADKYFAGYPDNKFSDGISLVSNGELAKVLIDNEEKKRVYSGSSLLLEEGYELEVNEVNTDGSSVFLSLYKNGSMVDSDTVASNEDYAYSSNVGNIENVPLIVVHIDHIFKGTETNAVFIKGIFQVSQEYVTINIDEKYGTMKVTDFSGEGITMKNSDDISLSRDKSIEIMGNMQFRVADSNNLRYYPFIEKNTTPLESLDIDIPKTIIEGETASIEVSSRGGAVGNAVVSINQEELGITSEEGIIKYAAYKGGKFKAIASKDGFVSASKEIEVIARDDETRKIRIEISAEKVYEGDKVTLSTVKSLSGESVPGVQLLYDGKIIGNTSDEGKLEYKVKDPGIHKIKTVPDGFLPAEYNLEVIVREPKFVYSGIKIMPIDPTEEENMNLSTEITNMGTAAGEEKVELKINGSVVDTQTVALEIGESALLNFTYMSPEEGIYEAHVGTEELEFEVQKKSILPYIGIGLVIILIVFGVGYSMVKKREKMEKRVKKKGL from the coding sequence TTGCGTGAATTGAAGAAAGTTATCATAGGCGGAGCTTTATTCTGTCTTATAATACTATGTGGAATATCAGATGCTGTTTCCACAAATTCCACCGGGAATAGAATATGGGACGAAAATCAAAATTTAAGCCTTGAATATACATGGACGCCTCAAAGTTTCTCTGGATTTTACTACGATTTCAATACAGGAGAAGGATCTGAAAATCTTACAGTAAATCTCAGAAATAGCGAAGAGAGAACAATCAATGCTGAAAATATGATCTACGAAACAAGACCTGTAAATAGTGATTTTGAATATACTGAATGGGGAGAATATCAAGCAATTGGTTTTATGGCCGAAAGATATTTTGCAGGATATTCTAACACTGATTTCAGCGACAATATTAGCCTTATGGCAAATGAAAAGCTTTCAAAAATACTGATTGATAGCAATGAAAGAAAATCACTTTACACTGGTTCCTCACTTATACTGGAAGAAGGCTATGAGCTGGAAATAAGAGAAGTAGACAAAGATGGAAAAAAAGTGCTAATTGATCTTAGCAAGAATGGGGAACACATTGACACGGATTTTGTGGGATCAAATAGCGATTATACCTATAAAAGGGACCTAGGTTTAAATGATGAAGTAGCTATCATTGCAGTACACCTGGATGATATCTTCAAAGGAACAGAGACAAATGCAGTATTCATAGATGGCGTATTCCAGATATCTGACGAGCTCTCAAGTATCAATTCAAGTGATACTTACGGAAAAATGGAAATCACCTCCATATCTCCTGAAAAGATAACAATGAAGAACCAGGAGAAGATAATGCTTACAAAAGGAGATACTGTTGACATTATGGGAAAACTCAAATTGATAGTGGCTAATAACAATACACTTAGATTTGCACCCATGATAGAAATGTCCAAGCCCGGAAATTATGTCCTCAGGGGTTCAGTAGCAGAAGAAGAATTCAAGTGGACACCCATGAACTTTGAAGGCTTCTATTATAATATTGATGAAGGTATTGGCACAGAATCACTTACCGTTGAAAAGATCGATGACAGAACTATAGAGAAAAATAAACTTGAATATAAAAGCAAACCTGAAGAAGTAAGGTTCGAACATGGCGAGTGGGGAGAATTCGAAGTTATAGGATTCCTTGCAGACAAATATTTTGCAGGCTACCCCGATAATAAGTTTTCAGATGGCATAAGCCTTGTTTCAAATGGTGAGCTTGCAAAAGTGCTGATAGATAACGAAGAGAAAAAAAGAGTATATTCAGGATCTTCATTACTGTTGGAAGAAGGCTACGAATTAGAAGTAAACGAAGTAAACACTGATGGAAGCAGCGTATTTCTTTCTCTTTACAAAAATGGTAGCATGGTAGATAGCGACACAGTAGCTTCAAATGAAGATTATGCATATAGTTCAAATGTTGGAAATATTGAGAATGTGCCCCTGATAGTTGTACACATAGATCATATTTTCAAAGGAACTGAAACTAATGCTGTTTTTATTAAAGGTATATTTCAGGTGTCCCAAGAATACGTAACTATAAACATTGATGAAAAATATGGAACAATGAAAGTGACTGATTTTTCTGGTGAAGGGATAACCATGAAAAACTCAGATGATATCTCTCTTTCAAGAGATAAATCAATAGAAATCATGGGCAACATGCAGTTTCGTGTAGCAGATTCCAATAACCTAAGATATTACCCATTCATAGAGAAAAATACAACCCCCCTTGAATCACTAGACATTGATATTCCTAAAACCATCATAGAAGGAGAAACTGCCAGTATAGAAGTTTCCTCACGGGGAGGAGCTGTAGGAAATGCTGTTGTTAGTATCAACCAAGAAGAATTAGGTATAACTTCAGAGGAAGGCATTATTAAATACGCTGCATACAAAGGTGGGAAGTTTAAGGCCATTGCCTCTAAGGATGGATTTGTATCAGCATCAAAGGAAATTGAAGTTATTGCAAGAGATGATGAAACTCGAAAGATCAGAATAGAGATATCTGCTGAAAAAGTGTATGAAGGAGACAAAGTTACATTATCTACAGTGAAATCCTTAAGTGGCGAATCCGTGCCTGGAGTCCAATTATTATATGATGGGAAAATCATCGGCAATACTTCTGATGAAGGAAAACTGGAATATAAAGTAAAAGATCCAGGAATTCACAAAATCAAAACTGTTCCTGATGGATTCCTCCCTGCGGAATACAACCTAGAAGTCATTGTTCGTGAGCCTAAATTCGTATATTCCGGAATTAAAATCATGCCCATTGACCCTACAGAAGAAGAAAATATGAACCTTTCAACAGAGATAACAAACATGGGTACTGCAGCAGGAGAAGAAAAAGTAGAACTAAAGATCAATGGATCGGTGGTTGATACTCAAACAGTTGCCCTCGAAATCGGAGAAAGTGCTTTGTTGAACTTCACTTATATGTCCCCAGAAGAAGGTATTTATGAAGCTCATGTGGGAACTGAAGAGCTTGAGTTTGAAGTACAAAAGAAGAGCATACTTCCCTACATCGGAATTGGACTTGTTATCATTTTGATAGTATTTGGAGTAGGATATTCAATGGTCAAAAAGAGAGAAAAAATGGAGAAGAGGGTCAAAAAGAAGGGACTTTAA
- a CDS encoding DNA-directed RNA polymerase subunit D — translation MTMEVDILELSDRSAKFVLSNTTAAFANGIRRAALADVPTIAITEVNIYNNTSVLYDEQLGLRLALIPLTSNLKDFVPKDECNCGDFCPACQVSLTLSAEGPRIVYSRDLVSSDDTVQAADPNVPIADLREGQKIVLEAIAQMGYGSKHSRWQAGVACGYKNMPKIEFNGCDQCGACISECPVDIIKMGTNSAEVSQEDMLKCTLCRLCEGICDIDAIDIKIDEHSFIFTMESDGSYIMKELIVNAANIIKGKATNLAMILSAL, via the coding sequence ATGACGATGGAAGTAGACATACTGGAGCTCTCCGATAGGTCTGCAAAGTTTGTATTGTCAAACACCACTGCTGCGTTTGCGAACGGTATTCGCAGGGCTGCTCTAGCGGATGTTCCTACGATCGCTATTACTGAGGTAAATATTTACAACAATACCTCAGTTTTGTATGATGAGCAGCTTGGCTTACGCTTGGCACTAATCCCTCTTACTTCTAATCTGAAGGATTTTGTTCCTAAAGATGAATGTAATTGCGGTGACTTCTGTCCGGCATGTCAGGTTTCTCTTACCCTAAGTGCCGAAGGTCCCAGAATAGTGTATTCCAGGGATCTAGTGTCTTCTGATGATACGGTACAAGCAGCTGATCCGAACGTTCCCATTGCTGATCTGCGAGAAGGGCAGAAAATAGTGCTTGAAGCTATAGCTCAAATGGGGTATGGTAGCAAGCATTCCAGGTGGCAGGCAGGAGTTGCATGCGGCTACAAGAACATGCCAAAGATTGAGTTCAATGGCTGTGATCAGTGTGGCGCATGCATAAGCGAGTGTCCCGTGGATATCATAAAAATGGGTACAAATAGCGCTGAAGTGTCTCAGGAAGATATGCTTAAATGTACTCTTTGCAGATTGTGTGAAGGAATTTGTGATATTGATGCCATAGATATCAAAATTGATGAACATTCTTTCATCTTTACAATGGAATCAGATGGCTCTTATATCATGAAAGAATTAATTGTAAACGCCGCTAATATTATAAAAGGCAAAGCCACAAATTTGGCTATGATCTTGTCGGCACTCTAA
- a CDS encoding (d)CMP kinase, translating to MLITVSGLPGSGTTTVSNLLAKHYGMEMISAGEVFRTLAKERGVSLAEFGELAEKDDSIDIQIDKRQQEIAATRDHIILEGRLAGHMAPRALKVWLKAPVEVRVQRIVGRESTSFEQAMKETLEREASEALRYREIHGIDICDLSVYDIVIDSNTWNQFQIAHILSSCIDVLINKGGE from the coding sequence ATGCTTATCACCGTTAGTGGGCTGCCAGGTAGCGGTACCACTACAGTTTCTAATTTGCTTGCTAAACACTATGGAATGGAAATGATTTCTGCTGGAGAAGTCTTCCGTACTCTTGCAAAAGAGAGAGGTGTCTCTCTGGCTGAATTTGGAGAATTGGCAGAAAAGGATGATTCTATAGACATTCAGATAGACAAACGCCAACAGGAAATTGCAGCTACTAGAGATCATATTATACTGGAAGGCAGACTTGCTGGTCATATGGCTCCTCGTGCGTTGAAGGTATGGCTGAAAGCACCAGTGGAAGTGCGGGTTCAAAGAATTGTTGGCCGTGAAAGCACTTCTTTTGAACAAGCTATGAAAGAAACTCTTGAAAGAGAAGCTTCAGAGGCTTTAAGGTATCGTGAGATTCATGGCATTGATATATGCGATCTATCAGTTTATGACATTGTAATAGATTCAAATACATGGAACCAGTTTCAGATCGCTCATATTCTTTCTTCATGTATAGATGTTCTAATCAATAAAGGGGGAGAATAG
- a CDS encoding RNA-guided pseudouridylation complex pseudouridine synthase subunit Cbf5, which translates to MKAPDSSFFLENDHIELLHKTKAFTDSSYGCPPSMRPIGQHLLMGVVNLNKPSGPTSHEVTAWVKAILGLQRAGHSGSLDPGVTGLLPIMLGKATKTVSALRLSGKEYVCLMRLHDLIPERSIRKVCSEFTGPLYQMPPVISAVKRSIRIRHIYYLDVLEIDGPMVLMRVGCEAGTYIRKFCHDLGLALGCGAHMQQLIRTRTGPFKEDTAITMQELKDAFVFWEEEGREDELRRVVRPMEEGLSHLPRIIVRDSAVDALCHGASLAVPGIVSLDPGIKQDQQICILTLKGEAVAIATSKMDSASIMNASNGMVACTERVIMDVDVYPKCWHRRNAEVV; encoded by the coding sequence TTGAAAGCTCCTGATTCATCTTTTTTTTTAGAAAACGATCATATTGAACTTCTCCATAAAACAAAAGCATTTACTGACTCTTCTTATGGGTGTCCTCCTAGCATGCGTCCTATTGGACAGCATTTGCTTATGGGTGTAGTCAATCTCAACAAACCAAGTGGTCCAACCAGCCATGAAGTTACTGCATGGGTCAAAGCTATTCTGGGTTTGCAGCGAGCAGGCCATTCCGGCTCTCTGGATCCGGGTGTAACTGGCTTGCTTCCAATAATGCTTGGAAAGGCCACAAAGACGGTTTCTGCACTTCGCCTTTCTGGAAAAGAATATGTATGTCTCATGAGGTTGCATGATCTTATTCCCGAGAGGAGTATCAGGAAGGTCTGCTCAGAATTTACAGGCCCTCTATATCAGATGCCTCCCGTGATCTCTGCAGTAAAACGTTCCATACGTATTAGACATATCTATTATCTCGATGTGCTAGAGATAGATGGTCCTATGGTGCTAATGAGGGTTGGTTGTGAGGCCGGTACATATATACGAAAGTTTTGTCACGATCTCGGTTTGGCATTAGGCTGCGGGGCGCACATGCAACAACTTATAAGAACAAGGACAGGACCGTTTAAAGAGGACACAGCCATAACTATGCAGGAATTGAAGGATGCGTTCGTTTTCTGGGAGGAAGAAGGTCGTGAAGATGAACTACGAAGGGTAGTAAGACCTATGGAAGAAGGTTTGTCTCATCTTCCCAGAATCATAGTTCGAGACAGTGCTGTGGATGCGCTTTGCCATGGTGCTTCTCTTGCAGTGCCGGGAATAGTAAGCCTTGATCCAGGGATAAAGCAGGACCAGCAGATATGTATCCTTACGTTGAAAGGTGAAGCGGTTGCAATAGCTACATCAAAGATGGATTCGGCCAGTATTATGAATGCCAGCAATGGAATGGTAGCATGCACCGAAAGAGTAATAATGGATGTGGATGTTTACCCTAAATGCTGGCACAGGCGAAATGCCGAGGTAGTCTAG
- a CDS encoding 30S ribosomal protein S13, whose translation MADEEIRHLVRIMNTDLKGEMPVEYALTGIPGIGRRTSKILVESTGIDPLAVIGYLPDEDVAKLDQAISSFEQSMPTWMLNRQKDLLTGEDKHLLGQDILLTLREDLNTLKKIRCYRGIRHERGLKVRGQRTKSTGRRGSTIGVSKKK comes from the coding sequence ATGGCAGATGAAGAAATAAGACATCTAGTCCGTATCATGAATACTGACCTCAAAGGTGAAATGCCTGTTGAGTATGCATTAACTGGTATTCCTGGTATTGGAAGAAGAACCTCAAAGATTCTTGTGGAAAGCACTGGTATAGACCCATTGGCAGTAATTGGCTATCTCCCTGATGAGGATGTTGCAAAGCTTGATCAGGCTATCAGTAGTTTTGAGCAGTCTATGCCTACATGGATGCTAAACAGACAGAAAGATCTTTTGACCGGGGAGGACAAGCACCTTCTTGGACAGGATATCCTGCTTACATTGAGGGAAGATCTGAACACTCTTAAGAAGATCAGGTGCTACCGTGGTATAAGGCACGAGCGTGGTCTTAAGGTAAGGGGTCAGAGGACAAAGTCCACTGGTAGACGTGGCAGCACCATTGGTGTAAGCAAGAAGAAATGA
- a CDS encoding radical SAM protein, with amino-acid sequence MDETTDIYDKINGCAIMRNISKGEADSYYSYLSKGCKLCQEGAKMVLFVTGICGKNCFYCPLSEERKTDVEFANERLVSSDNDIIEEARQMGALGTGITGGEPLLKPDKVLRYIRLLKSEFGKEHHIHLYTALPLDKNILEKLALAGLDEIRFHPPVDIWNNKMENYSDSIKKAMDFEMEVGMEIPAIEGANKVSTIANELGCFLNMNELEFSDTNSEAMKLRGYWLRDEISNAVAGSYAIGMEILQTTGKGHLCTSRYKDAVQLRRRLLRIAERTAREFDEVTEDGTLVYGVITCNGEVNSTERVADLLLLIGVPEELFQINKEEIHIATWILEEIKMEIVADVKEMCIIEKYPFPGGMVVEKIPL; translated from the coding sequence ATGGACGAAACAACAGATATATACGATAAAATCAATGGTTGCGCCATCATGCGGAATATATCTAAGGGAGAAGCTGATTCTTATTACTCATATCTTTCCAAAGGCTGCAAATTATGCCAGGAAGGAGCAAAAATGGTGCTTTTTGTAACGGGCATCTGTGGAAAAAACTGTTTTTATTGCCCACTTTCTGAAGAAAGAAAAACAGATGTTGAGTTTGCAAATGAAAGACTTGTCAGCTCAGATAATGATATAATAGAAGAGGCACGACAGATGGGAGCACTAGGTACAGGAATTACCGGTGGGGAACCTTTGCTCAAACCTGACAAAGTACTAAGATATATAAGACTACTCAAATCAGAGTTTGGAAAAGAGCATCATATTCATCTATACACTGCCTTGCCTTTAGACAAGAACATACTCGAAAAACTCGCATTAGCCGGACTTGACGAGATCAGATTTCATCCTCCTGTAGATATATGGAATAATAAAATGGAAAATTACTCGGATTCCATCAAAAAAGCTATGGATTTCGAGATGGAAGTAGGTATGGAGATCCCGGCGATAGAAGGAGCAAACAAAGTATCCACAATCGCAAATGAATTGGGCTGCTTCCTCAATATGAATGAACTTGAATTTTCAGATACAAACTCTGAGGCAATGAAACTAAGGGGCTATTGGCTGCGGGATGAGATCTCAAATGCTGTGGCCGGATCATATGCTATTGGCATGGAAATCTTACAAACCACCGGAAAGGGGCACTTATGCACCTCCCGATACAAAGATGCTGTACAACTTCGAAGAAGATTGCTGCGCATAGCTGAAAGAACTGCCAGAGAATTTGATGAGGTGACAGAAGATGGGACCCTGGTATATGGAGTAATAACATGCAATGGGGAGGTAAATTCTACAGAACGAGTAGCTGATCTGTTGTTATTAATAGGCGTACCCGAGGAATTGTTCCAGATAAACAAAGAAGAGATACACATAGCCACCTGGATACTTGAAGAGATAAAAATGGAAATCGTGGCAGATGTAAAAGAAATGTGCATTATTGAAAAATATCCATTTCCTGGCGGGATGGTAGTGGAAAAGATTCCACTCTAA
- a CDS encoding DUF106 domain-containing protein yields the protein MVSAEFKKKADHMLLALGLSLMIGIMILGQSFRVALGTAMGVFMDPLANLVGASNFHLILFIMASITALYASLIQKYTIDWELMRNTQEGMRVFQKEYREAQIANNTAVMKKLEEQRTKMMADQMEMSKQQFKPMAYISIISLPLFMWAYHFISGHAGASLNFPFWGHQVITDKAFGPIQYWIFWYFITSLAVSQLIRKALDVGGA from the coding sequence GTGGTAAGTGCCGAATTTAAAAAGAAAGCTGATCATATGCTGCTGGCCTTGGGCTTGTCTCTTATGATTGGAATAATGATCTTAGGGCAGAGTTTTAGAGTAGCTCTTGGGACAGCAATGGGTGTTTTTATGGACCCCCTCGCTAATTTGGTGGGAGCATCAAACTTCCATCTGATTCTGTTCATAATGGCTTCTATTACGGCTCTTTATGCTTCCCTTATTCAGAAATATACCATTGACTGGGAATTGATGCGCAATACTCAGGAAGGGATGCGTGTGTTTCAGAAAGAGTACAGAGAAGCCCAGATCGCTAACAACACTGCTGTAATGAAAAAGCTCGAGGAACAGAGAACAAAGATGATGGCTGACCAGATGGAAATGTCCAAGCAGCAATTCAAGCCTATGGCATACATCAGTATCATTTCACTGCCTTTGTTCATGTGGGCCTATCATTTCATTTCAGGACATGCTGGAGCATCTCTTAATTTTCCTTTCTGGGGACATCAGGTGATTACTGATAAGGCGTTCGGCCCGATACAATATTGGATATTCTGGTATTTCATTACGTCTCTTGCTGTTAGTCAGTTGATAAGGAAAGCTTTGGATGTTGGTGGAGCATAA
- the uppS gene encoding polyprenyl diphosphate synthase: MFILKYLSGIVYHTYEHLLSKEIAHSYVPEHIAIIMDGNRRYANRVGKLTNYGHARGASITEKVIEWSHEIGVKQLTVYAFSTENFNRSADEKQKLFELIGLKFDDLCQDERTHRRKMHIRAIGDLQMLPVSLQRSIKEAERCTANYDGFYLNVAIAYGGRQDIVQAVRKIAEKVDTGQLDPEDITENTISNHLYPVGGNAVPNVDLIIRTGGDERVSNFLPWQTSGNECATYFCAPFWPEFRKIDLLRSIRIYQDRLQEKKRVMKRRSAILLKALEKRDSEKIHNCPANSVRGI, translated from the coding sequence ATTTTTATATTAAAATATTTAAGTGGGATTGTATATCACACATATGAGCACCTCCTATCAAAGGAGATTGCACATTCATATGTTCCTGAACACATTGCAATAATAATGGACGGGAATCGCAGGTATGCCAATAGAGTAGGCAAACTTACAAATTATGGACATGCAAGGGGAGCCAGCATAACTGAAAAAGTAATTGAGTGGTCCCATGAAATAGGTGTTAAGCAACTTACCGTCTATGCATTTTCAACCGAGAACTTCAACAGGTCCGCAGACGAGAAGCAAAAGCTCTTTGAACTTATAGGACTCAAATTTGATGATCTTTGCCAAGATGAGCGTACTCACCGAAGAAAAATGCACATTAGAGCCATAGGGGACTTGCAAATGCTTCCAGTCAGTCTGCAAAGGTCTATAAAAGAAGCTGAAAGATGTACTGCAAACTACGATGGGTTTTATCTTAACGTAGCTATTGCTTATGGTGGCAGACAAGATATAGTCCAAGCAGTGCGCAAAATCGCTGAAAAGGTCGACACTGGACAACTAGATCCAGAAGATATCACAGAGAACACCATTTCTAATCATCTCTATCCTGTTGGAGGAAATGCTGTCCCTAATGTTGACCTTATAATCCGTACTGGAGGAGATGAGCGAGTATCCAATTTTCTCCCATGGCAAACATCTGGCAATGAATGTGCCACGTATTTTTGTGCTCCATTTTGGCCAGAGTTCAGAAAGATCGATTTACTGCGTTCCATAAGAATATACCAAGACCGCCTTCAGGAAAAGAAGCGTGTAATGAAAAGGAGGAGTGCAATTCTCCTAAAAGCTTTAGAGAAAAGGGACAGTGAAAAGATTCATAATTGCCCTGCCAACAGCGTACGTGGGATTTAA
- a CDS encoding 30S ribosomal protein S11: MANGTWGVAHIKSSFNNTIITITDMTGAETIAKSSGGMVVKAARDESSPYTAMQMASQLADILRDKNIEGVHIKVRAPGGNKQRSPGPGAQAAIRAFARAGIKIGRIEDVTPVPHDGTRPKGGRRV; the protein is encoded by the coding sequence ATGGCAAATGGAACATGGGGTGTTGCTCACATAAAGAGCTCATTCAACAATACTATCATCACTATTACTGATATGACTGGTGCCGAAACAATTGCAAAATCTTCAGGTGGAATGGTTGTAAAGGCAGCACGCGATGAAAGTTCTCCTTACACTGCAATGCAAATGGCAAGCCAGCTAGCCGATATACTCAGAGATAAGAACATTGAAGGTGTCCACATAAAGGTGCGCGCTCCCGGAGGCAATAAGCAGAGGAGTCCAGGTCCTGGTGCTCAGGCTGCAATTAGGGCTTTTGCGCGAGCAGGTATTAAAATTGGAAGGATCGAGGATGTAACGCCTGTACCACATGATGGTACTCGTCCAAAAGGCGGAAGGCGTGTATAA
- a CDS encoding DUF2551 domain-containing protein, with product MFVLETIEDRVRERLIKYLSRDDTGIRKVVLQLFLEGDKFTTGDVYGYLNKTDFNVSYRGVSAMVGLMNTRLGILSIDVTGDHNIYLLKEDYRSIVRSVLENY from the coding sequence GTGTTTGTACTGGAAACGATAGAGGACCGCGTGAGGGAGAGGCTCATAAAATATCTCAGCAGAGATGATACCGGCATTCGCAAAGTAGTATTGCAGCTTTTTCTTGAAGGAGACAAGTTCACAACCGGTGATGTGTACGGGTACCTCAATAAAACTGATTTTAATGTAAGCTACAGAGGAGTTTCTGCCATGGTCGGCTTAATGAACACAAGACTTGGAATCCTCAGCATCGATGTGACAGGTGACCATAATATATATCTTCTAAAAGAGGATTACAGGAGTATTGTTCGTTCAGTACTTGAGAACTATTGA
- a CDS encoding 4Fe-4S binding protein, whose translation MSSKGYIVVSGCKKCGRCRAICSLFALKRNSDDRPKIDHDLCDRCMLCVKCCPNRALIYME comes from the coding sequence GTGTCAAGCAAAGGGTACATAGTAGTTTCCGGCTGTAAAAAATGCGGTAGATGTAGGGCTATTTGTTCCCTTTTTGCTCTTAAAAGAAACTCCGATGACAGGCCAAAGATTGACCACGATCTATGTGACCGATGCATGCTTTGTGTTAAATGCTGTCCCAACAGGGCTCTCATCTATATGGAATAA
- a CDS encoding 30S ribosomal protein S4: MGYPGKKRKSYDTPKHPWQAARMAEEVELIKTYGLRNKRELWKSQSVLRRFRADARRLLAESAETEHMTGHLKLEAEQILERLTSYSILKVDSNIDDILGLKASALLERRLQTQVHRLGLARTPKQARQFITHGHIAINGQKVTVPGMMVTKEQEMLIDYYGTSPLLEESHPERPAQVAKSIAGHD, from the coding sequence ATGGGATATCCAGGAAAGAAGAGAAAGAGTTATGATACGCCTAAGCATCCGTGGCAGGCTGCCAGGATGGCTGAAGAGGTAGAGCTTATTAAGACTTATGGTCTGCGTAACAAAAGGGAGCTGTGGAAGTCACAGAGTGTCCTCAGGCGATTCAGGGCAGATGCCCGCAGACTCTTGGCAGAGTCCGCAGAAACTGAACACATGACCGGCCACCTTAAACTTGAGGCTGAGCAGATCCTTGAAAGGCTCACCAGCTATTCAATATTGAAAGTCGATTCAAATATTGATGATATTCTTGGATTGAAGGCCAGTGCCCTTCTTGAGCGCAGGTTGCAAACCCAAGTCCACAGGCTTGGACTTGCCCGTACTCCTAAGCAGGCAAGGCAGTTCATTACTCATGGTCACATTGCTATCAATGGTCAGAAGGTTACAGTACCTGGAATGATGGTTACCAAGGAACAGGAAATGCTAATTGATTATTATGGAACTTCTCCATTGCTTGAGGAATCTCATCCGGAAAGGCCTGCCCAGGTAGCTAAATCCATAGCTGGGCATGATTAA